One stretch of Thermococcus sp. M36 DNA includes these proteins:
- a CDS encoding winged helix-turn-helix domain-containing protein, with product MVQSIEELVAIGEALGNPVRVKILKMLCEKEWYVYELAKELGISRQLLYLHLKKLEKAGLVESELRLEPGDPRAKKYYRAKQFRIVLDNEVIKNLVEG from the coding sequence ATGGTACAGAGCATCGAAGAGCTTGTGGCAATCGGGGAAGCCCTTGGGAATCCGGTACGGGTTAAGATACTCAAGATGCTCTGCGAAAAGGAGTGGTACGTCTACGAGCTGGCAAAAGAGCTTGGCATTTCCAGGCAGTTGCTGTACCTTCACCTTAAGAAACTTGAGAAAGCTGGCCTTGTCGAGAGTGAACTCCGTCTTGAGCCCGGCGATCCAAGGGCAAAGAAGTACTACCGGGCAAAGCAGTTCAGAATCGTTTTGGATAACGAAGTGATAAAGAACCTGGTGGAGGGTTGA